The Micromonospora sp. NBC_01740 genome includes a window with the following:
- a CDS encoding DUF3099 domain-containing protein, whose product MKRQAYQPILITDASRSQDDQLTSRQKRYVLMMGIRVACVIVGAVLVGVQAPLLWLWLPMVALGMVLIPWLAVLLANDRPPKEEHRLANRFQPRHRDETPPMSLTAEERPHKIIDVEP is encoded by the coding sequence GTGAAGCGTCAGGCGTACCAGCCGATCCTGATCACCGACGCCTCGCGCAGCCAGGACGACCAGCTCACCAGCCGTCAGAAGCGTTACGTGCTGATGATGGGCATCCGGGTGGCCTGCGTGATCGTCGGTGCCGTCCTGGTCGGCGTGCAGGCCCCACTGCTCTGGCTCTGGCTGCCGATGGTGGCCCTGGGCATGGTGCTCATTCCGTGGCTGGCCGTGCTGCTGGCCAACGACCGCCCGCCCAAGGAGGAGCACCGGCTGGCCAACCGCTTCCAGCCGCGGCACCGGGACGAGACCCCGCCGATGAGCCTCACCGCCGAGGAACGTCCGCACAAGATCATCGACGTCGAGCCCTGA
- a CDS encoding carbohydrate kinase family protein translates to MTAGRVLVVGDLITDVVAVLAGPVATGSDTPAAIRFSGGGQAANTAAWLAAQGVPVTLVGAVGDDDAGRDRVAELERAGVDCATRVCPDRATGTVIVLATAEERSMITERGANLRLNPGDVDAALTATPDARHLHLSGYTLLDAESRPAGLRALAAARERGLTTSVDAASAAPLRRVGAAAFLSWVRGVDLLLVNADEATVLAGGLDPAAQGRALSASARRIVVKQGEAGAVWVDRDASVAVAPARRVSVVDVTGAGDAFAAGLLAAWLDGAQPAVALGRAGDLGALAVSQIGARPSP, encoded by the coding sequence ATGACCGCAGGCCGCGTCCTCGTCGTCGGTGACCTGATCACCGACGTGGTGGCGGTGCTGGCGGGGCCGGTGGCCACCGGGTCGGACACGCCGGCGGCGATCCGGTTCAGCGGCGGCGGGCAGGCCGCCAACACCGCGGCCTGGCTCGCCGCGCAGGGCGTACCTGTCACGCTGGTCGGCGCCGTCGGCGACGACGACGCCGGGCGGGACCGGGTGGCCGAGCTGGAGCGGGCGGGGGTCGACTGCGCGACGCGGGTGTGCCCGGACCGCGCCACCGGGACGGTCATCGTGCTGGCGACTGCCGAGGAGCGGTCGATGATCACCGAGCGGGGCGCGAACCTGCGGCTGAACCCGGGGGACGTCGACGCGGCCCTGACGGCGACGCCGGACGCGCGGCACCTGCACCTGTCCGGGTACACCCTGCTGGACGCCGAGTCCCGACCGGCGGGGCTGCGGGCGTTGGCCGCCGCCCGCGAGCGCGGGCTAACCACCAGTGTCGACGCGGCCTCCGCGGCCCCGCTGCGGCGGGTCGGCGCGGCGGCCTTCCTGTCCTGGGTACGCGGGGTCGACCTGCTCCTGGTCAACGCCGACGAGGCGACGGTGCTGGCCGGCGGGCTGGACCCGGCGGCGCAGGGGCGGGCGCTGTCGGCCTCCGCCCGGCGGATCGTCGTCAAGCAGGGCGAGGCCGGGGCGGTCTGGGTGGACCGGGACGCCTCGGTGGCGGTGGCGCCGGCCCGCCGGGTGTCGGTGGTCGACGTCACGGGGGCCGGGGATGCGTTCGCGGCCGGGCTGCTGGCCGCCTGGCTCGACGGCGCGCAGCCGGCGGTGGCGCTGGGCCGCGCCGGCGATCTCGGCGCCCTCGCGGTCTCCCAGATCGGCGCCCGCCCCTCCCCCTGA
- a CDS encoding pseudouridine-5'-phosphate glycosidase, translated as MTDFHIRYGSEVADALRDGRPVVALESTIVSHGLPRPDNLRVAREIEQAVRDAGAVPATIGMVGGRLVVGLDDAELTRLATVDGVAKLSVRDLAVAAATGADGATTVAATSAVADAAGIGVFATGGLGGVHREAAQTFDESADLVTLARTPIAVVCAGVKSILDVGATLERLETLGVGVVGYRTRRFPGFFITDGGFDLDWSLDSPEQVADVLVAREQQGAHHGGLIVANPLPTDEQLDPELHDRTLADGLALLERDGVTGKAVTPYLLAHFHSATEGASLAVNVRIILRNADLAARIAVAAAARRAGA; from the coding sequence GTGACCGACTTTCACATCCGCTACGGCAGCGAGGTTGCCGACGCCCTGCGCGACGGGCGTCCCGTCGTCGCCCTGGAGAGCACCATCGTCTCGCACGGCCTGCCCCGGCCGGACAACCTGCGGGTGGCCCGCGAGATCGAGCAGGCCGTCCGGGACGCGGGCGCGGTCCCGGCGACCATCGGCATGGTCGGCGGGCGGCTGGTGGTGGGCCTGGACGACGCGGAGCTGACCCGGCTCGCCACCGTCGACGGGGTCGCCAAGCTCTCCGTACGCGATCTCGCCGTCGCCGCCGCGACCGGCGCGGACGGCGCCACGACCGTGGCCGCGACCAGCGCGGTGGCCGACGCCGCCGGGATCGGCGTGTTCGCCACCGGCGGCCTCGGCGGGGTGCACCGGGAGGCGGCGCAGACCTTCGACGAGTCCGCCGACCTGGTCACCCTGGCCCGTACGCCGATCGCGGTGGTCTGCGCCGGGGTCAAGTCGATCCTCGACGTGGGCGCGACCCTGGAGCGGCTGGAGACCCTCGGCGTCGGCGTGGTCGGCTACCGGACCCGGCGCTTCCCCGGTTTCTTCATCACCGACGGCGGCTTCGACCTGGACTGGTCGCTGGACTCCCCGGAGCAGGTCGCGGACGTGCTGGTGGCTCGCGAGCAGCAGGGCGCACACCACGGCGGCCTGATCGTGGCCAACCCGCTGCCGACCGACGAGCAGCTCGACCCGGAGCTGCACGACCGGACCCTCGCCGACGGGCTGGCCCTGCTGGAGCGCGACGGGGTGACCGGCAAGGCCGTGACGCCCTACCTGCTCGCGCACTTCCACTCGGCGACCGAGGGGGCGAGCCTGGCGGTGAACGTCCGGATCATCCTGCGCAACGCCGACCTCGCGGCCCGGATCGCCGTCGCCGCGGCCGCCCGCCGCGCCGGGGCATGA
- a CDS encoding DUF3039 domain-containing protein, with the protein MSTEVLERPELKDADTGPEMFHYVRKEKIAESAVMGTFVVALCGETFPVTKAAKPGSPVCPKCKEIYDSWGE; encoded by the coding sequence GTGAGCACAGAGGTTCTCGAGCGTCCGGAGCTGAAGGACGCCGACACCGGTCCCGAGATGTTCCACTACGTGCGCAAGGAGAAGATCGCCGAGAGCGCCGTCATGGGCACTTTCGTCGTCGCGCTGTGCGGGGAGACCTTCCCGGTCACCAAGGCCGCCAAGCCCGGCTCGCCGGTCTGCCCGAAGTGCAAGGAGATCTACGACTCCTGGGGCGAGTGA
- a CDS encoding trimeric intracellular cation channel family protein has product MTTSTALLLADLTGVAVFAASGASAAVAKRLDLFGVVFVGFVAALGGGIFRDLAIDEAPPLAFGDWRYAATAAVTAAAVFWLHPQFARLRTTVLVLDAAGLALFTVTGTVKALDAQVPAVGACVIGMLTAIGGGLGRDLLTAEIPVVLRREIYAVAALAGSILVVLLDALGHANAGWLMAAAVFVFLLRLVSLRRRWSAPVPTTRPSRTGMRGRRE; this is encoded by the coding sequence GTGACCACCTCCACCGCCCTGCTCCTCGCCGACCTCACCGGGGTGGCGGTCTTCGCCGCCTCCGGGGCCTCCGCGGCGGTGGCCAAACGGCTCGACCTCTTCGGCGTCGTCTTCGTCGGCTTCGTGGCCGCGCTCGGTGGCGGGATCTTCCGGGACCTGGCGATCGACGAGGCGCCGCCGCTGGCCTTCGGCGACTGGCGGTACGCCGCCACGGCCGCCGTGACCGCCGCGGCCGTCTTCTGGCTGCATCCCCAGTTCGCCCGGCTGCGCACCACCGTGCTGGTGCTGGACGCGGCCGGGCTGGCGCTGTTCACGGTCACCGGCACGGTCAAGGCCCTCGACGCCCAGGTGCCGGCGGTGGGGGCCTGCGTGATCGGCATGCTCACCGCGATCGGCGGCGGTCTCGGGCGGGACCTGCTCACCGCCGAGATCCCGGTGGTGCTGCGGCGGGAGATCTACGCCGTCGCCGCGCTCGCCGGCTCGATCCTCGTGGTGCTGCTGGACGCCCTCGGGCACGCCAACGCCGGCTGGCTCATGGCCGCGGCGGTCTTCGTCTTCCTGCTGCGCCTGGTGTCGCTGCGCCGCCGGTGGTCCGCGCCGGTGCCGACCACGCGGCCGTCCAGGACGGGCATGCGCGGCCGGCGGGAGTGA
- a CDS encoding DEAD/DEAH box helicase, with protein MAARLPAIETFPALRAWQRKALVEYLRRRDPDFTAVATPGAGKTTFALRIAAELLADGTVEAVTVVAPTEHLKTQWAQAAARVGIQLDAAFRNADLHSSADFHGAVVTYAQVGMAPHVHKRRTLTRRTLVVLDEIHHAGDSRSWGDGVKAAFEGAERRLMLTGTPFRSDDNPIPFVEYERGGDGLLRSRADSVYGYADALRDGVVRPVLFLAYSGETRWRTNAGEELAARLGEPMTQDLVAQAWRTALDPAGDWMPQVLRAADARLTVLRNAGMPDAGGLIIASDQQTARSYAKLIAQVTGERAAVVLSDDVGASARIATFAASEQRWLVAVRMVSEGVDIPRLAVGVYATSASTPLYFAQAIGRFVRARRPGETASVFLPSVPHLLGLASEMEVERDHVLGKPKEREGFDDDLLERAQRDDQASGELEKRFAALSATAELDQVIFDGASFGTAAQAGTPEEEEYLGLPGLLTADQVALLLTKRQQEQLAAQRRRAARPAEAAAAAPTAPPAPMSAAQRRVALRRQLNGLVAARHHRTGQPHGKIHAELRRLCGGPPSAQATIEQLEERIATVQTL; from the coding sequence GTGGCGGCCCGGTTGCCGGCGATCGAGACGTTTCCGGCACTGCGCGCATGGCAGCGCAAGGCACTCGTGGAGTACCTGCGTCGGCGGGACCCCGACTTCACGGCGGTCGCCACCCCCGGCGCCGGAAAGACCACCTTCGCCCTGCGGATCGCCGCCGAGCTGCTCGCCGACGGCACCGTCGAGGCGGTGACCGTGGTGGCGCCGACCGAGCACCTGAAGACCCAGTGGGCGCAGGCGGCGGCCCGGGTCGGCATCCAGCTCGACGCCGCCTTCCGCAACGCCGACCTGCACTCCTCCGCCGACTTCCACGGCGCGGTCGTGACGTACGCGCAGGTGGGCATGGCGCCGCACGTGCACAAGCGGCGCACCCTCACCCGGCGCACCCTGGTCGTCCTCGACGAGATCCACCACGCCGGGGACAGCCGCTCCTGGGGCGACGGGGTGAAGGCGGCCTTCGAGGGCGCCGAGCGCCGGTTGATGCTCACCGGGACCCCGTTCCGCTCCGACGACAACCCGATCCCGTTCGTCGAGTACGAGCGGGGCGGCGACGGCCTGCTGCGATCCCGCGCCGACTCGGTCTACGGCTACGCCGACGCGCTGCGCGACGGCGTCGTGCGGCCGGTGCTCTTCCTGGCGTACTCGGGGGAGACGCGGTGGCGCACCAACGCCGGGGAGGAGCTGGCGGCGCGGCTCGGCGAGCCGATGACCCAGGACCTCGTGGCGCAGGCGTGGCGGACCGCGCTGGACCCGGCCGGCGACTGGATGCCGCAGGTGCTGCGAGCCGCCGACGCCCGGCTGACCGTGCTGCGCAACGCGGGGATGCCCGACGCCGGCGGGCTGATCATCGCCAGCGACCAGCAGACCGCCCGCTCGTACGCGAAACTCATCGCGCAGGTGACCGGCGAGCGCGCGGCGGTGGTGCTCTCCGACGACGTGGGCGCCTCGGCGCGGATCGCGACGTTCGCGGCGTCCGAGCAGCGCTGGCTGGTGGCGGTCCGGATGGTCTCCGAGGGCGTCGACATCCCCCGGCTGGCGGTCGGCGTGTACGCGACCAGCGCCAGCACCCCGCTCTACTTCGCGCAGGCGATCGGCCGGTTCGTCCGCGCCCGCCGCCCCGGTGAGACCGCCTCGGTCTTCCTGCCCAGCGTGCCGCACCTGCTCGGGCTGGCCAGCGAGATGGAGGTCGAGCGGGACCACGTGCTCGGCAAGCCCAAGGAGCGCGAGGGCTTCGACGACGACCTGCTGGAGCGCGCCCAGCGCGACGACCAGGCCAGCGGCGAGCTGGAGAAGCGCTTCGCCGCGCTCTCCGCCACGGCCGAGCTGGACCAGGTGATCTTCGACGGCGCCTCGTTCGGCACCGCCGCCCAGGCCGGCACCCCCGAGGAGGAGGAGTACCTGGGCCTGCCCGGGCTGCTCACCGCCGACCAGGTGGCCCTGCTGCTGACCAAGCGGCAGCAGGAACAGCTCGCGGCCCAGCGCCGTCGGGCCGCCAGGCCGGCTGAGGCGGCCGCTGCGGCGCCCACGGCGCCGCCGGCACCAATGAGTGCCGCCCAGCGTCGGGTCGCCCTACGCCGCCAACTGAACGGCCTCGTGGCCGCCCGGCACCACCGCACGGGGCAGCCGCACGGGAAGATCCATGCGGAGCTGCGCCGCCTCTGCGGCGGCCCGCCGAGCGCCCAGGCCACCATCGAGCAGCTCGAGGAACGCATCGCCACCGTCCAGACCCTCTGA
- a CDS encoding DUF7455 domain-containing protein: MTPTLTPPPETVAPPAADERCDRCNAAGKLRITLAGGSELVFCGHHANKYAEDLVKITVRFATDPEFSWRGADLMAN; this comes from the coding sequence ATGACCCCGACCCTCACGCCGCCGCCCGAGACGGTGGCTCCCCCAGCCGCCGATGAACGGTGCGACCGCTGCAATGCTGCCGGCAAGCTCCGGATCACTCTGGCGGGTGGGAGCGAGCTGGTGTTCTGTGGGCACCACGCGAACAAGTACGCGGAGGATCTCGTGAAGATCACCGTGCGGTTCGCGACGGACCCGGAGTTCAGCTGGCGTGGCGCCGATCTGATGGCGAACTGA
- a CDS encoding RNA polymerase sigma factor encodes MTEPRQTGADVRSLTDTLIAHAQSAGGQLTSAQLARTVESAEVTPAQAKKILRALSEAGVTVVVDGSASTRRRVAAARSATPASRATTAKTTKKAVAPAPKQAPAADEAPAPAPRKAAPRKATGTTAEVAAKAAAPAKATKATRATKATVAAAGAKPAKAGGKAKGEGAEGDIDPEELAAAIEDVVVEEPAELTRAAETDAANSASDNDFEWDDEESEALKQARRDAELTASADSVRAYLKQIGKVPLLNAEQEVELAKRIEAGLYAAERLRAADEGEEKLTREMQRDLGWISRDGERAKNHLLEANLRLVVSLAKRYTGRGMAFLDLIQEGNLGLIRAVEKFDYTKGYKFSTYATWWIRQAITRAMADQARTIRIPVHMVEVINKLGRIQRELLQDLGREPTPEELAKEMDITPEKVLEIQQYAREPISLDQTIGDEGDSQLGDFIEDSEAVVAVDAVSFSLLQDQLQQVLQTLSEREAGVVRLRFGLTDGQPRTLDEIGQVYGVTRERIRQIESKTMSKLRHPSRSQVLRDYLD; translated from the coding sequence GTGACAGAACCCCGCCAGACCGGCGCCGACGTTCGCTCGCTCACCGACACTCTGATCGCCCACGCGCAGAGCGCGGGCGGCCAGCTCACGTCGGCTCAGCTCGCGCGCACCGTCGAGTCCGCCGAGGTGACTCCGGCCCAGGCCAAGAAGATCCTGCGGGCGCTCTCCGAGGCGGGAGTGACCGTGGTGGTCGACGGCTCGGCGAGCACCCGCCGCCGCGTCGCCGCCGCCCGATCGGCCACTCCCGCGTCCCGGGCCACCACCGCCAAGACCACCAAGAAGGCCGTCGCGCCCGCCCCGAAGCAGGCGCCCGCCGCGGACGAGGCCCCGGCGCCCGCCCCGCGCAAGGCCGCCCCACGCAAGGCCACCGGCACGACCGCCGAGGTGGCGGCCAAGGCCGCCGCGCCCGCGAAGGCGACCAAGGCGACCCGGGCCACCAAGGCGACGGTCGCCGCGGCCGGCGCCAAGCCGGCCAAGGCCGGCGGCAAGGCCAAGGGCGAGGGCGCCGAGGGCGACATCGACCCGGAGGAGCTGGCCGCCGCGATCGAGGACGTGGTCGTCGAGGAGCCGGCGGAGCTGACCCGCGCCGCCGAGACCGACGCCGCCAACTCGGCCAGCGACAACGACTTCGAGTGGGACGACGAGGAGTCCGAGGCGCTCAAGCAGGCGCGTCGCGACGCGGAGCTGACCGCCTCCGCCGACTCGGTCCGGGCCTACCTCAAGCAGATCGGCAAGGTCCCGCTGCTCAACGCCGAGCAGGAGGTGGAGCTGGCCAAGCGGATCGAGGCCGGGCTCTACGCCGCGGAGCGGCTGCGGGCTGCCGACGAGGGCGAGGAGAAGCTCACCCGCGAGATGCAGCGGGACCTGGGCTGGATCTCGCGCGACGGCGAGCGCGCCAAGAACCACCTGCTGGAGGCCAACCTCCGGCTGGTGGTCTCGCTGGCCAAGCGTTACACCGGTCGCGGCATGGCCTTCCTCGACCTGATCCAGGAGGGCAACCTCGGCCTGATCCGCGCGGTCGAGAAGTTCGACTACACCAAGGGCTACAAGTTCTCCACGTACGCCACCTGGTGGATCCGGCAGGCGATCACCCGGGCCATGGCCGACCAGGCCCGCACCATCCGCATCCCGGTGCACATGGTCGAGGTCATCAACAAGCTCGGCCGCATCCAGCGCGAGCTGCTCCAGGACCTGGGCCGCGAGCCCACCCCGGAGGAGCTCGCCAAGGAGATGGACATCACACCGGAGAAGGTGCTGGAGATCCAGCAGTACGCCCGGGAGCCCATCTCGCTGGACCAGACCATCGGCGACGAGGGCGACAGCCAGCTCGGTGACTTCATCGAGGACTCCGAGGCCGTGGTCGCGGTCGACGCGGTCTCGTTCTCGCTCCTGCAGGATCAGCTCCAGCAGGTGCTGCAGACGTTGTCCGAGCGTGAGGCGGGGGTGGTACGCCTGCGCTTCGGGCTGACCGACGGCCAGCCGCGCACGCTGGACGAGATCGGCCAGGTCTACGGGGTGACCCGGGAACGCATCCGGCAGATCGAGTCCAAGACGATGTCCAAGTTGCGTCACCCGTCGCGTTCGCAGGTGCTCCGGGACTACCTGGACTGA
- a CDS encoding inositol monophosphatase family protein, whose protein sequence is MDRSAPAELLDIAVEVARDAAATAYRMRVEGVSVAATKSTVTDVVTAADRAVERQVIDALRRLRPGDAVLGEEYGAGETGPVAPGGVRWIVDPIDGTVNYLYGIPHCAVSLAAEVDGEVVAGVVRNVSTGEEWTATAGGGAWRDGERLRCSTETDLGQALVATGFGYDPGRRAHQARVVAELIPHIRDIRRFGAAALDLCLAAEGRVDAYYEKGLAAWDQAAGALVATEAGLLVAGLGGLPAGPDLVIAAPAALFKPLHDRLADLDASGGP, encoded by the coding sequence ATGGATCGCTCGGCGCCGGCGGAACTGCTGGACATCGCGGTCGAGGTGGCCCGGGACGCGGCCGCCACCGCGTACCGGATGAGGGTCGAGGGCGTGTCGGTGGCGGCCACCAAGAGCACGGTCACCGACGTGGTGACCGCCGCCGACCGGGCGGTCGAGCGGCAGGTGATCGACGCGCTGCGCCGGCTGCGGCCGGGCGACGCCGTCCTCGGCGAGGAGTACGGGGCGGGGGAGACCGGCCCGGTCGCCCCCGGCGGCGTCCGCTGGATCGTGGACCCGATCGACGGCACGGTCAACTACCTCTACGGGATCCCGCACTGTGCGGTGTCGCTCGCCGCCGAGGTCGACGGCGAGGTGGTCGCCGGGGTGGTGCGCAACGTCAGCACCGGCGAGGAGTGGACGGCCACCGCCGGCGGGGGCGCCTGGCGCGACGGCGAGCGGCTGCGCTGCTCCACCGAGACCGATCTCGGCCAGGCGCTGGTCGCCACGGGATTCGGCTACGACCCGGGGCGCCGGGCGCACCAGGCTCGGGTGGTCGCCGAGCTGATCCCGCACATCCGGGACATCCGCCGGTTCGGCGCCGCGGCGCTGGATCTCTGCCTGGCGGCGGAGGGGCGGGTGGACGCCTACTACGAGAAGGGGCTCGCGGCCTGGGACCAGGCCGCCGGTGCCCTGGTGGCGACCGAGGCCGGGCTGCTGGTCGCCGGGCTGGGCGGGCTGCCGGCCGGCCCGGACCTGGTGATCGCCGCGCCGGCGGCGCTGTTCAAGCCGCTGCACGACCGCCTCGCGGACCTGGACGCCTCGGGCGGTCCCTGA
- a CDS encoding LytR C-terminal domain-containing protein, translating to MRALVVVGLLAVLALVFVVVALVRDTQSSAGLAGGCPEGWPMADVTLREPKDVKINVYNATDEAGRASTVADDFRNRKFQVKKVGNEKKHIDDIAVLRYGPKGVGSAHLLRAYFLDNAEWDYDAKRTDDVVDVVLGGGFQQLATTTEVNQSLGDLGAPVAPAESCPMSEDD from the coding sequence GTGCGAGCACTCGTTGTCGTCGGCCTGCTGGCGGTGCTGGCCCTCGTCTTCGTGGTCGTCGCACTGGTCCGCGACACCCAGAGCAGCGCCGGCCTCGCCGGAGGCTGCCCCGAGGGCTGGCCGATGGCCGACGTGACCCTGCGGGAACCCAAGGACGTCAAGATCAACGTCTACAACGCGACCGACGAAGCGGGTCGGGCCAGCACCGTCGCGGACGACTTCCGCAACCGTAAGTTCCAGGTCAAGAAGGTCGGCAACGAGAAGAAGCACATCGACGACATCGCGGTCCTGCGCTACGGCCCGAAGGGCGTCGGCTCGGCGCACCTGCTGCGGGCGTACTTCCTCGACAACGCCGAGTGGGACTACGACGCCAAGCGCACCGACGACGTCGTCGACGTGGTGCTCGGCGGCGGCTTCCAGCAGCTCGCCACCACCACCGAGGTCAACCAGTCCCTGGGCGACCTCGGCGCGCCGGTCGCACCGGCCGAGTCCTGCCCGATGTCCGAGGACGACTGA
- a CDS encoding DUF4193 domain-containing protein translates to MATDYDAPRRDEVDLGEDSLEELKARRVDSQSGAVDVDEAEVAESFELPGADLADEELTVKVLPMQQDEFRCARCFLVHHRSQLAVERNGDLICRECV, encoded by the coding sequence ATGGCCACCGACTACGACGCCCCGCGTCGCGACGAGGTCGACCTCGGCGAGGACAGCCTGGAAGAGCTCAAGGCCCGACGCGTCGACTCACAGTCGGGCGCCGTTGACGTCGACGAGGCCGAGGTGGCCGAGAGCTTCGAGCTGCCCGGCGCCGACCTGGCGGACGAGGAACTCACGGTCAAGGTGCTGCCGATGCAGCAGGACGAGTTCCGGTGCGCCCGCTGCTTCCTGGTGCACCACCGCAGCCAGTTGGCGGTCGAGCGCAACGGCGACCTGATCTGCCGCGAGTGCGTCTGA